In Styela clava chromosome 6, kaStyClav1.hap1.2, whole genome shotgun sequence, the genomic window ATAGGTCTGTTAAATCTATGATGATATACAAGACGGGCGGACAGAATATCTGTGTTGAATGTCGTGTGTTCTGAGAACTTCCAGCTAAAACAGCTTACAAACTCTTATGATTCTATATAAACAACTACCGGTActtagtgaaaaaaaaaacctaaaCGTACTGGTGTTGTTAGTTTTGAAAGAAAAAACGAAAGTTtgttattccatttttttcgGTCAGGGCTAGATTTCCAGCGTATTATCTAGAATTTTGATttcagaaatgaataaaaaggaGGTTGTTGAAGCTGTCACCATTCTTGAAACTCCACCTATGATTGTATTTGGAGTCACTGGATACATCATAACCCCTCGTGGTCTTCGTACTCTCACTACTGTCTTTGCCGAACATTTGAGTGATGAATGTAAACGTCGTTTCTACAAAAActggtgtgtatttttatagaattttcagaaattttttttctctgttGCATGGATTAGGAATAGCCCAACTTAATTATAAAATTGGTCAGTCTTTTCTCCATAATACTGCATATATTATATTACCTGATGATTAAATAGTTATATATTTGCTATAGTGCAAATGATGATTGTGCTATCTCTGACACCTCTTGTATTAGCGCTAAACAGTGCAATGAATTTGAGTGCACACTGTCTGATGCAGATTCTATTTTGGCCCTAATGCCCGCTAACTGgtgtattaaatttttttttagctaactGTAGATTAAGTATGATTAAGCTCTGTACTAATATATTTCATCAGCTCCAATCAGACTTCAGCTGGAAAGCGAGTACTGACGAGTGTCTCAATTGTGGCTTGTGCTTGACTGTATCCACTGTATGAATTCAAAACACCTCTGTATGTGGTGACTTTGATCATCTTGTGGCTTCGTCAACATACTGCTGAGCTTATCTAGTCTCCTCTCAATTGCGTTTGTAATTGATGAGCCTAGTAAGCAAAATTTCCTGTTTTTCTTCCCACCACCTTCCCCCGTCCCAATCCAGGTATTCTTCCAAGAAGAAGGCATTTTCGAAAGCTTGTCGCAAATGGCAAGATGATGATGGTAAAAAACAAATCGAGCAAGATTTTGCGAAAATGAAGAAGTACTGTACCGTTATCAGAGTACTCGCTCATTCTCAGGTAGGTATTTCTTGTTGATTCCTGGTGATGATGTTGTAGGTATTTCTTCTCGTCTTGGCTTGGAAGTGGATTGAGCATTCTTAACTTCGGTGCCCCATATTCGTAAAAACCTAAGAAACTTCAATTCCAGTCGGTGCCTTCAGTTTGTTTTTGGTTCTTCTGAAACCTTTTTAAGTATATATAGGAATGGAAAACTGAACTAATGtcctagtttttttttatgtcaaatttATCTGAAGACCACACCTAACCTTTTCAACGCCATATTGACCACTAACAATTGCATTTTGTGTAGTGCATTGACTATTTATTTACTGCTATGAAACAACCAGTATAAGTATCATCCCGTTTTTAGATGAAACTTCTGCCAATCAGACAGAAGAAATCTCACATTATGGAAATCCAAATTAATGGAGGATCAGTTGCAGATAAAATTGACTTTGCTCGTAACCTTCTCGAGAAGCCAGTCAAAGTTTCTGACATCTTCGCACAAGATGAAATGATCGATATTATTGGAGTAACTAAGGGTCATGGTTACAAAGGTGATAATGAGCTTTTTCGCTTTACAACAGTGGTTGCCGAGTTCATTTACTTTCTGTAAATACatgtatttaataataaaaaggtAGTTTTATATAATGTATGCACACATTTAGTTAATGCGATATCAGACCTTTCATTTGTGCAAatgggaaccactgcattatGTCAGTTCTGGTCGCTTGTGTGCTGTTTGAGAATGATATAATTAGATAATTCCTGTGTGACAATGATGACACGCATTGGATTGCACCCCTGCCAGGGTGCCTGACTCTATTATGGAGATGTCACCAATGCTGCCTTCCTACTGAGTTGCACTAGTTCTTACCATTGATTGTAAGACTTGGATGGCTTGAATTTAATCAAACTAGCCAAGTCCCTCTATGTCCAGTATATTATAAACTTTGGAATCCTTGTGTTTTAGGTGTTACTTCTAGATGGCATACCAAGAAATTACCACGTAAGACTCACAAAGGTCTGCGTAAAGTCGCCTGTATTGGAGCTTGGCATCCGGCCCGTGTCGCCTACTCTGTTGCTAGATCTGGTAAGCATACTGCGTGTGTAATCTAACGTAGACTTGAAAAGTTTATTTATGTGGAGTTAACAACAGCGACGGCCTAGATAAATATGAAAGCCATAATTCAAAAGAATCTTATCTTCTGGATTTTGTGCAtgtttttttgttcaaaatcgaAACACCCTTATTATTATATGCGATTCAAGAGGCCTGTTGCGCACCAACGCAAGTATATtcctgtaacgtttcgtctgaccaaaatcagacttccttaGACAaacagtttacaacaatgacaagaaaagaacaatcatgcagtttaaatacgaagatacataaagttgtttgaaaataattgtgaCGAAACAATGAATAAAGAATAATTCTTATTTAGAAACAGATTGAGGCGGAAAAATATGATCGTTTCTCGTCATGGAATATCGTCATATTTAAACCGCATGATTGTTCTTTTTTTGTCATTGttataaactgcttgtctgaggaagtctgattttggtgaGACGAAACGTTACGGGaatatacgcatacggatccactagcaaaAAGGCATTGAGAAAGGATGGGGAGTTAGTCTTGCGGCAACCTCTACTGGccctttttattatttgtacatttgtGGTACAATAAATGGCCTTCAGAGTTAAAGCAGTTGACTTGACTGTTTTGATGTTTGGTCCCATTTCCATGTCCACTGTGGGCACCCTTGACCTAGGATGTTATCAATTGGATAGGCAATTTTGAACTATGGAAAATTTTGATCCTTCAGAAAAGCGGGGGATGCTTTTAGGGGGCTTTGTTCCGAGCGGGGGGCGTGAATAAGTGTAAAAATCATTTGAAGGGGGTTTTGTTCTGAGCGGGGGCATGAATAAGTGTAAAAATAGAGTTGAAATATCTAAAACCGGCATTTTTTTCAGGTCAAAAGGGTTACCACCACCGTACTGAGATAAACAAGAAGATCTATCGCATTGGTAAAGGAATTCACAAAGAAGGTGGAAAGATTATCAAGAACAATGCTTCCACTGAAGTTGATATTACAGATAAGAGCATCACTCCAATGGTGAGTACCCAAGACTTTAATACACCATGATGCCACCTCGTCGTCCACCCACTGCAGACTAACCTAATTGTTCTCAATTCACAGGGCGGATTTCCTCACTATGGTGAAGTGAAGAACGATTTCATCATGTTGAAGGGTTGTTGTATCGGACACAAGAAACGAGTTCTCACTTTGAGAAAATCTCTTCTCGTTCACACCAAGCGTGTCGCGCTCGAAAAAATCAAGCTCAAATGGATCGATACCTCGTCAAAGATGGGTCACGGTCGCTTCCAAACTCTGGAAGAGAAGAGAGCTTTCATGGGCCCACTCAAGAAAGACAGACAAGTTACTACTGCTTAAATTGCTCTGTGTCATGTTTTCCTTGTGATGCAATAAAAGTTCCTGAGGAAAATTTGCATTTATTGGTTTTTGTGTGAGTCACGCAAGTCTGGTGATAAACTATCCGCCTTGTATATTGCGCTGTATTGCGTAGCTAAGGTTTTGGTTAAGCAATAGTCAGTCTACGAGTCTTTTAACTCTTAGTTTGCGTTCCAGGGAAAAGCGATCTACTTTGGGTAACATCCCGTCTGTGTGTGGGTTACTGCGGACTTGTCGCTTGCTCGTTCTATATTGTTGATTCGTGCCTGAATATCGTCAAATATTCGTGAAGCGTTCATTGCGCGAAACTGATTTTATGCGAGTTTGCTGGAGGATAATGAAACTTTTCATTTCAAGGGGTTGGTATAATAAGACGATGTGATTGGTTATGGAAATATAACTATACATTGCTGTCTTCCTGGGTTGCGCTGGATGGGGGATTCGACTGACTACCAGGTCATTGTAATCTCTTTATCATAGTCCCAGCGAGACGATGTAATGAGATTTTTATCATTCGAGAGGAAAGCCATTATGACGTCTTAATTCAATCAATGGCGAAATTATACTTGTCGTCCAGCACCAGTCGATACCtaatatgggattagttaaccccCAATTATTCGCTTAGGTGCATGGGTTTGATGTTGGGAGAATCCGCACGACGCGAGTAGGTCATGGTAAGTAATGATGGGATTGTCCCCCACGATATGAAGTGCAATAGCAAGCGTGTTTCTATGCTTAGCACGTTGTGCCAACCGTCGAACTGATAGGTATCGATTACTAGATGTTCTGAGGGTCAAATAGAAACGTTTAATAATGTAATGCGCGGACAATATATGGAATCGcataaaacattgaaataacGTTAATTCGCGTGTAAATGTATTATGTTTTTTATCGTTATTGAGAGAATTGTAGGCGCCCCTCCTTTTAGATAATGATATATCCATCGGCAAATGACCCATGGACGCAATGtgatattttagttttatatcCTGCGCGAGGATATTTGAATCTTTCTGTTACACGTCACATCCGGGTAGTGAGTAACCGATTGCAAACGCAGACTAGAAAGAGTTCGATTTCTATATTATATCATTGTTTATGCATAATGATGCCAAATGTATCGCGCTATAGGGTATGACTGGTGTGAACTTTTAGTATTTACTATGTACCGTATATAGATATGGCGATACTTTGTTATTTGAGTCTCATGCCTATGAGTATTTTCAGCATTCCGATGACATAGTGgcaacaatttttgaaaaagagAATGGAATTTTTGATTGAATTGTTTATATCGATTCCGTGTAGTTTAATTAATTATGTAACTATCAGAATAGATTGATTGGAGAATCTCTTATTTGTTGTAAGTCAACTACTTCAACATCAAAAACCTACCAGGAAGCTCACTCACTTTTGTCATATAATGTTTAATTATAAGTTTCATGcatttgctcaaattttttttttttgtgaacgGGCATATGTTTGTGTGAATCTATTTCGGCCGTTTTGTTTTCGTTTCCTAATATCTGTCATTTTTATGCAGTTCTTTTATTAACATGAGAATTGAACAATGGGGAACTTACTATCAAAAATTGCTGCCGGACACAAAGGAGAACCAATCAGAGTCTGCATGCTTGGATTGGATGCTGCTGGTAAGTCGAAGGGATACGGAATTGCTTAGCTAAATGTACCATGAAGTAGTTTCTCAAAACATCATAATCTGTGAACCGTCGAAAggatatttggaaatataactAGCTAGTAACACTAGAACAGGGGTgaccaacacgtcgatcgccatGTCttgagtagtcgatcgcgtctaaTGTTgggtgaatttaataacatacccaAAAATttgccttgaaccagtttcTTGCAGCGCATGTTGTGTGTTTAAAGGcaggaagaatacagtactgtacatgtGAACAATACGATATAAACATACACTATTGACTATTTGAGTCTGGGAAAGtccgatagagcatattattacgtaacgaGTACAGATTCGCTGCTGCCAAGGTTCAGGAATGAACGTGCCGAATATCATCTGTCTTAACTTACTAACAATCCTGCAATATCTTCTGCAGTATGCGAAAGTTCTTGTCGCACTCCAAGAGTAATGGGattaatttaaagaaaaaatattattcgcaACTGCAGCAATGACATCAGAATGCCGAATTGTTTCTAATTCCGAGCGGGCGAAGAATTGgattggaggaaattgtaaattagatactgaagtttgatcagtcatgtaacattgatggtttgagaatattcattttttgctgtttagataatacatagatactaatacaatttattttgagGAATTTTTAACACTTACGTCTAAAAAGTAGGCAGGCCGTAGATCTGAATTGTATTATTTGAATACATCCTAAATagatgatgaaacatttactccggtaccattatatatataatcatattaacaaattaaatgaaacaaaaaaaatttttttttttttttgtgatttcatTAAGAATGCGCCCACAGAGCCccgagcttattggcagcggcgtaattttgtatgcgtgtgtgacGTGTgtagttatctgcatattccgTTCGTTTTGTGTATGACCAGATTGTCGATCGCGAGCTAGTTTAAAGATTTCACTCGATCACGGTCGGAAGCAGGTTGGTCACCCCTGCACTAAATAATGGTTCATAAAATGCAAAGAGCATTTTGCAAAACATTCATAACAGACCATTTGCAGAGTATTGTCCTGAATCGTAAGTTCTACAGCAATTCGTGGCAATCCCGGCAGTAATGTACTACTAATCAGTAGACCTACTTGTCGTGCGGGCCAACGATAGTTATGTGCACTACTTCGAGAAGCAGAGGCTTATTTTGTGAATGGTGTGATTTTAAAAGTCCAAGatgtatttattcaaaaatattcgggaacgaaaatttgaaatacgtTAGACTAAGTTTAAAATTCACATGTGATGCGTAGTAAACCTATCAACTTTTTACATTTTTCCTTTTCGAAACCAATTTCCATTTATGTGCCGTTTCTGTTAAAGTTTGCAgtaattattttgttgtttcagGAAAAACAACTGTTCTCCAGAAACTAAAGCTTGCTGATTGCACACGAACATTGCCAACGATTGGATTCAACGTTGAGACTGTTACTCCATGTAAAGGATTAACATTAACTATATGGGATATTGGAGGGCAAGATAAAATCAGACAACTTTGGAAGCATTATTATACATCAACTCAAGGTATGATGTGCACTGCAGTCATCTAATTAAAAATTCGTTTGAATTTCACTATCTTATTGTTATTACACACATTAGCAAAAGCTACAGTCATGCGCAACTAATTGTACAGTCTATAGCCGTATACAACAAAATCGACAAGGAAGTTATTAACTTGAAGACGTTAATGAATAAATTTGCATGAAGCTCAAAATTAATGTTTTGTATGTCCTACTACTATGATAAATAATAACAACGCGTggcaattgttttaaaattctaTTTTGGTCTGGAGCGTATGACTGATTATTTGCAAAGTTGCTCAAAGCAATGTTTTTATACGACTCATACCATCAATATACGTCCTGATAAGCAAATTGTCATCCGTCTGTAACAGGCAGACCGATGTTTCACAACAAGTTTcgatgtatttttatattttacggACACACCTTCGTATAAGACTCGGTACAAATCTTTATACAAATCAGTCCCTTTTTCAATCTTTTGCTGCAATTTTGCCGAGATTACGATGTCCTCATTAGTCATTTAACTTTGGTGTCCTTATATtcaaacattatatatatatcttgtttGTGAATCACTAACTTGAATCGGAGTTAAATTTTTGTTGATCGTGTTTCCGGAGTCAAAGTTGGGTGGGAGCCAGAgtcagttttttttaatatttgcacaTTGTAGGACTAATTCCTTCGACTTCCACAGCCATGGTATACTATTGAGCACTTTTGGTGCAACTAAATACAATTTGTACAGTCGACACATATGTCAATGTATTTTTGCTATTCTAATATCATGAACCAACATTAAAACCTAAATACTACCTTATGTCTATAGGTATTATATTTGTTGTCGATAGCGCAGACAAAACAAGATTTGGAGAAGCAGTAAGTGAATTAAACGCTATTTTGCAAGAAGATGGAATGAGAAAGGTATTTGTTGCTTGAATCTCATATATTTAAGTAGgctaatatatatttcaaatactaGATATTTCGTGTATAAGCTATGAAGTTTGTAAGCACATTACAATCTTATGCCAAACACTACAAATATAGTGAACCAATAAACTGAACCCACAAATTTCTAATACGAAAATATATTTGTCTGATGATACCCAAAGGGTGCCGGACGCTTTGCACACAGAGTATGTTATCTCTAGAAGATGTTCCAAACAACCTGGATTCTGTTTTTTCCTTGTATATGTTTTTATAAACAGTAAAAtaagttattattttttcatctctATAATACAGTATATTATAGAACTATACACCGCAAATTTTGTTGACTGCTATATGTTcttcaaacatttttgcaacCCCTAAGTAATAAGGCATCTCTCATTTTGAGGTTTGAGTGTTTAAAATATACCAGCGAGTGACTTTGATTCCTTTATTGATATCTTCAATGATAACAGCATCAATTATATTTTCCTTCAAGATACCTATCGTTGTACTCGCCAACAAACAAGATTTACCTGAAGCTGTAGATAAAAGAGATCTTGCTACCGTATTAGAACTGGATAAGCTACCGGCAGACCACTCCTGGCATATAGAAAACTGCTGTGCTGTCAAAGGGGTCGGGGTGTATGAATCAATGAAAGTACTCTCTTCAATGATTAAAAAAGCAAAAGGTTCATCAGCTTCTGCGGCAAGaacataataaaatacaaaataaactttgacattgCCGCTTGTCCATCGTGCCTGTAGGGCATTTTCGGTAACATAGCTAACAAATGTGTTACATGAAGACgcaaatcatttaaaaaacaattgattCATACTAACTCCAAGCATTATATAAATCAAGCAGCACCGGGAAAAATCCTGGAAACTGCAAATACAATTTATTACTAGACGAAAAACGCGTGTAACATGTATTGTTCAATTTTCATGTGGCGTAGTCTTGGGATTTGCAGACGGtgtatattttcattcatcagTACAATATGTATGTCCGAACTATTGTGCAAATAAAGTGtgtttttaagtattttttaaattgcaataaATGATATTATATTGTATCTTAAAGCATTATTGGTAGTTACGTACAGTTGGGAGTAacgaaactatatatttattgaattgaGCATAATAATGTTGGTGAGTACACTCAAGAGCAACACAAATTAGATTTGTGATTCAACTATTTGCCAtacatattttatcattttattcaaCAATGAAAGCGAGCTGtacaatgtaaaatatttataatgttgTGACGAATCTAGCAAGGTTGGTGATccaagattaaaaaattatatcaaattttacagaCACAGGCGCGAAAAAATCAGTATTTGCCATCATAAACATATTGCCATTTAAAAATTCGTCAGACGTCAGCGAAGTCAAGTCATGCGGAATTTCGGCTtatgctatgacgtcactatagCGGTTTATGGGATTTgcagattttaatatttatctagAACTCTTGCTATTATTTATTGTGTAGTATTTTAGCCAAACAATGCGTTTTGGAATTAGTTGGAAATTTTCGAAAATTAAGACATATAACATTATTCTTTCCCCAAATTGTTTATAGTTGGTATGTGAATTCAATATCAGAATCGGCAAATTCAGCTTTCAAAACTTTGTCCATTTGTTCTGATTGTGCAACGctgaatttatttttccattttcCCACTCCacctaaaaaaaataagaatattcAAACATAGATTTACACGTGAAAATTAACGTTTTCCCGAAGAAGAAAAgaggaaattgaaaataattttgaatcaatAAGTTGCTACGCTCTTACATCATTTGGGTTGATTTTGCATACAGTATTGCAACTCATACAGCATACCTGGattggaaaacaattttttcatcatttcgCCATCTGTAATTGGCTAGATATCGATTATTTATATCACAAAACAttatagtaaaatatatatagtattgcCCCTTTTTCGTCTTTGTATCAATGTGAAAAGTGATCATTGTGCaaaaaatttatcttcaaaattAATTAAGATATAAGAATGtgcaatgttcaactgaaagaGAACATATTTCGGACCtcctaaagtatgcgcaccaagatggcgcacaacctgaactcaggttgtgtaccgggttagggttcaggttgtgcgacatcctGGTGCGTATACTTCAGGACAGGAGTACCCATATTtccttaaaatattttcaaattctttctGAGAATTTCAATGTACTAGTGAAtagaaattttcaattaactgtTAATGTTTTGGTCATTATTATTTTCAGTTATTCACCTTTATTAACAAGTATATTGGCTTCATATCTTCCGGACTTTCCCGCTGCATCTTTCATACTTCCGATTGAAGTGTTTTCGGCAATGATAGCTATTTCTTTGTCCGTTAGGTCGACTTCTAGGAAGTTCGCAATGCGTCGAATTTCTTTTTCTATATCCTGTGAGTATATACCAA contains:
- the LOC120331729 gene encoding large ribosomal subunit protein uL3-like; translated protein: MSHRKFSAPRHGSLAFLPRKRCRHHRGKVRSFPNDDPSKPCHLTAFVSYKAGMTHIVRDVDRPGSKMNKKEVVEAVTILETPPMIVFGVTGYIITPRGLRTLTTVFAEHLSDECKRRFYKNWYSSKKKAFSKACRKWQDDDGKKQIEQDFAKMKKYCTVIRVLAHSQMKLLPIRQKKSHIMEIQINGGSVADKIDFARNLLEKPVKVSDIFAQDEMIDIIGVTKGHGYKGVTSRWHTKKLPRKTHKGLRKVACIGAWHPARVAYSVARSGQKGYHHRTEINKKIYRIGKGIHKEGGKIIKNNASTEVDITDKSITPMGGFPHYGEVKNDFIMLKGCCIGHKKRVLTLRKSLLVHTKRVALEKIKLKWIDTSSKMGHGRFQTLEEKRAFMGPLKKDRQVTTA
- the LOC120331768 gene encoding ADP-ribosylation factor 6-like, with product MGNLLSKIAAGHKGEPIRVCMLGLDAAGKTTVLQKLKLADCTRTLPTIGFNVETVTPCKGLTLTIWDIGGQDKIRQLWKHYYTSTQGIIFVVDSADKTRFGEAVSELNAILQEDGMRKIPIVVLANKQDLPEAVDKRDLATVLELDKLPADHSWHIENCCAVKGVGVYESMKVLSSMIKKAKGSSASAART